From the Conexivisphaerales archaeon genome, the window ACCATGTGAGGAGCTGAAATAGTCTGGCCTGTATCTCCGAGAGGAAGGGGAGAATCATCATAGGCCCTTTCAGCATAACCCTGCCAGACAAACTCCTCTCTGGGAACTTTCAACATGGCTCTTTCCACTCTGCTTGAGATTATTATCTTCTGCTCCTTCAGCATGTTGACTAGCAACCTTCTTCTCTGCTCAAATGTAAGGTTCATTCAGAACCACTTCTCCAGAGTAGAGGAAGCCGGCCTGCTGACACCCAGCACTCTCTGTATTGCGGCTGATACCCTTTCCCTTGAAAAATCGTGCATATCGCAAAGGAAATGTATTACAGAATCTTTGTTCATCTGTTTCCATTCAGGAGTTTCAATATCCTTCACATCTGGGCTGAGAAAGATCTTCCTGATTGCGTTGTAATCAATCTGTTCAAGCCTGTCCTTCAATTCCTTTATCTCTTCAAGCCTTCCGTATTTCTTTATGAATTTAAGAGCTGTGGCAGCGCCTATACCTCTGAACCCTTCTGGATTGAAGTCTGTGCCAAGGAGTATACCTATGTCAACCAGCTGCTCCCTGGTGATCGAATGGGTTGAGAGTATTGTCATCAGTTCTACAATTTCAGGATGGATGTCTATGTATATGTTCTTGCCGGGCAGCTTTCTCCTCCCTGATATTGCAAGGTTCCTTATCAACCTTGGAGCTCCGAACAGAAGTGAATCATAGTCCTGGGAGACTGTGGCCCATGCAACACCCTTCATCGCTAGGTAAGATGCCTCTGCTTCCCCCTCAGAAGGGGCCTGC encodes:
- the fen gene encoding flap endonuclease-1, with amino-acid sequence MGVDLAPLVKQRTRITLDDLSGRVLAIDAYNSLYQFLTIIRGEGGEPLMDSRGNVTSHLSGLFYRTINMLEKGVRPLYVFDGKSPELKRKELVRREELKKNAREMYEVAVARGDTESARKFASMSAHLNAAMVQDAKSLLDAMGLPWVQAPSEGEAEASYLAMKGVAWATVSQDYDSLLFGAPRLIRNLAISGRRKLPGKNIYIDIHPEIVELMTILSTHSITREQLVDIGILLGTDFNPEGFRGIGAATALKFIKKYGRLEEIKELKDRLEQIDYNAIRKIFLSPDVKDIETPEWKQMNKDSVIHFLCDMHDFSRERVSAAIQRVLGVSRPASSTLEKWF